One Xiphophorus hellerii strain 12219 chromosome 1, Xiphophorus_hellerii-4.1, whole genome shotgun sequence DNA segment encodes these proteins:
- the tnfrsf9a gene encoding tumor necrosis factor receptor superfamily member 9a, with the protein MAGFFWMLGLTLLAQGFLCILGDVEVGCKKWVPDTQVKGNIKCVECHPGNRVAQQSGTNPQELCTPCERGTYTLKSLAFECASCIQCIGALVHLKDCTPKSNTQCGCKKGLRCGNAECSFCVDECGKGQEPTKKRDCAPCPKGTFNDQIHQKCKPFSTRCPDPTHIIVFKGNTSSDILCEFPQPPTTLPVTNPEKPDGNKEHPWPMESFAAIGALMMCLVVFIVLVSALIHCKGKKEKAQRTPSKTPIVISNPSDEPRTLIAIECSFHEAQQEQGNSTESLISKDSEQEFV; encoded by the exons ATGGCCGGGTTCTTCTGGATGCTGGGTCTCACTCTTCTCGCTCAGGGCTTCCTGTGTATCCTTGGAGACGTTGAAGTTGGCTGCAAGAAATGGGTTCCAGACACACAGGTCAAAGGCAACATTAAGTGTGTTGAATGTCATCCTG GGAATCGGGTGGCCCAACAGTCTGGCACAAATCCTCAAGAGCTTTGCACTCCGTGTGAACGTGGAACTTATACACTTAAGTCTTTGGCTTTTGAATGCGCATCATGCATCCAGTGTATTG GTGCTCTTGTCCATTTGAAAGATTGTACCCCCAAAAGTAACACACAGTGCGGGTGTAAAAAAGGTCTTCGCTGTGGAAACGCAGAATGTTCCTTCTGCGTGGACGAGTGTGGAAAAGGACAGGAACCTACGAAAAAGC GTGACTGTGCGCCTTGTCCTAAAGGAACCTTTAATGACCAAATTCACCAGAAGTGTAAACCCTTCAGTACCAG GTGTCCAGATCCAACTCATATTATTGTATTCAAAGGAAATACATCTTCTGACATCCTATGTGAATTTCCACAACCTCCGACAACTCTACCCGTGACCAATCCAGAGAAACCTG ACGGGAACAAAGAACATCCATGGCCGATGGAGTCATTTGCGGCCATTGGGGCCCTGATGATGTGCCTGGTCGTCTTTATCGTCCTTGTGTCGGCGCTGATCCATTGCAAAGGCAAAAAGGAAAAGGCACAAAGAACTCCCTCAAAAACACCCATCGTTATTAGTAACCCTTCAG ATGAGCCAAGGACATTGATTGCTATTGAATGCAGTTTTCATGAAGCCCAGCAGGAGCAGGGAAACAGCACAGAGTCACTCATATCTAAGGACTCGGAGCAGGAATTTGTGTGA